Proteins from a genomic interval of Clostridium cochlearium:
- the serS gene encoding serine--tRNA ligase has translation MLDLKRIRNNPEEIKKALADRGEEFDVSVIDKIIQLDEERRSILVEVESLKNKRKQESAKIPQFKKEGKNVDDIMTEMKELAGKIKKLDEKLSEIDGNIEYIMLRIPNIPNPNVPNGDSDADNVEIRRWGEPTKFEFEPKAHWDLGVDLGILDSERAAKVTGSRFTFYKGLGARLERAVINYYLDTHIDEHNYTEVFPPYMVNRKSMIGTGQLPKFEEDAFRIDEYDYFLIPTAEVPVTNLYRDEILNGSDLPIKHVAYSACFRSEAGSAGRDTRGLVRQHQFNKVELVKFTKPEQSYEELEKLTNDAEEVLQGLGIPYRVVRICKGDLGFTAALKYDIEVWMPSYNRYVEISSCSNFEDFQARRANIKYRENAKDKPKFVHTLNGSGVAVGRTVAAILENFQQADGSIVIPEKLRSYMGGKEIIK, from the coding sequence ATGCTAGATTTAAAAAGAATAAGAAATAATCCAGAAGAAATAAAAAAGGCATTGGCAGATAGAGGTGAAGAATTTGATGTATCTGTTATAGATAAAATAATACAATTAGATGAGGAAAGAAGAAGTATATTAGTAGAAGTTGAATCATTAAAAAATAAGAGAAAGCAAGAATCAGCGAAAATACCTCAATTTAAAAAAGAAGGAAAAAACGTAGATGACATAATGACTGAAATGAAGGAGCTTGCAGGAAAAATAAAAAAATTAGATGAAAAATTATCAGAAATTGATGGAAATATAGAATATATAATGTTGAGAATACCTAATATACCAAATCCAAATGTTCCTAATGGAGATTCAGATGCAGATAATGTTGAAATTAGAAGATGGGGTGAACCTACAAAATTTGAATTTGAACCAAAAGCTCATTGGGATTTAGGGGTTGATTTAGGTATATTAGACTCTGAAAGAGCTGCTAAAGTTACAGGATCAAGATTTACTTTTTATAAAGGTTTAGGTGCTAGACTAGAAAGAGCGGTAATAAATTATTATTTAGATACTCATATAGATGAACATAATTATACAGAAGTTTTTCCACCATATATGGTAAATAGAAAGAGTATGATAGGAACAGGTCAACTTCCTAAATTTGAGGAAGATGCTTTTAGAATAGATGAATATGATTACTTTTTAATACCTACAGCAGAGGTTCCAGTAACAAATTTATATAGAGATGAAATATTAAATGGTTCAGATCTACCAATCAAACATGTTGCATATAGTGCATGTTTTAGATCAGAAGCAGGATCAGCAGGCAGAGATACAAGGGGACTTGTAAGACAGCATCAGTTTAACAAGGTAGAACTTGTTAAATTTACTAAACCAGAACAATCCTACGAAGAGTTAGAAAAACTAACAAATGATGCAGAGGAAGTGCTACAAGGATTAGGAATACCTTATAGAGTTGTGAGGATATGTAAAGGAGATTTAGGTTTTACAGCTGCATTAAAATATGATATAGAAGTTTGGATGCCAAGTTATAATAGGTATGTAGAAATATCAAGTTGTAGTAATTTTGAAGATTTCCAAGCAAGACGTGCCAATATAAAATATAGAGAGAATGCAAAAGATAAACCTAAATTTGTACACACATTAAATGGATCTGGAGTAGCAGTGGGTAGAACAGTTGCAGCCATATTAGAAAATTTCCAACAAGCTGATGGAAGTATTGTTATACCGGAAAAGTTAAGATCTTATATGGGTGGAAAAGAAATAATAAAGTAG
- a CDS encoding spore germination protein, with product MSNKYNIEENINIIINELNNNSELIIKRFLIGIKNPIDVAIIYINGLVNSDLINRDILNPLMIEIREDLSEILYLSDYLCKKYICISDAQIEEDVRKVVNQIKNGKTVLIINQCKDYILMDTKGGMYRQISDAQNESSIRGPRESFIENFEVNISLIKRRIKDKNLIIEKTVVGKRTKSNIAIIYIKDIADSNIVEYIKERIATIDIDSIAASGTLGQLIENHTYSVFPQFYITERVDVIQSNILEGKIAIILEGATQVISAPSLFIDFFQAVEDYYERFIVASFSRIIRLVCAFIVITLPSLYLSAIKYNLEIIPVNFVVPILRSRIGISLSPFFEIILMELVVEVLREGGLRLPNKIGQTLSVVGGIIIGQMAVEAKVVSPDTLLIVGIGAVSTFVIPNYEMTISIRLLRFPMLIICNLFGLLGIVLFWYVIMVHLLSFDSFGIPYISMNPSDMKDIFIRAPVQYLNKRPKDIAAKDKIRQKTSKE from the coding sequence ATGTCAAACAAATATAACATTGAGGAAAATATAAACATTATAATAAATGAATTAAATAATAATAGTGAATTAATAATAAAAAGATTTCTAATTGGAATAAAAAATCCTATAGATGTAGCTATCATTTATATAAATGGTTTAGTAAATTCTGATCTTATAAATAGAGATATACTGAATCCTCTAATGATAGAGATAAGGGAAGATTTATCGGAAATATTATATTTAAGTGATTACCTTTGTAAAAAATATATATGTATAAGTGATGCGCAAATAGAAGAAGATGTAAGAAAAGTTGTAAACCAAATAAAAAATGGGAAAACTGTATTAATAATTAATCAATGTAAGGACTATATACTTATGGATACTAAGGGGGGAATGTATAGACAAATATCTGATGCGCAAAATGAATCTTCTATAAGAGGGCCTAGAGAATCTTTTATAGAGAATTTTGAAGTCAATATAAGTTTAATAAAACGAAGAATAAAAGATAAAAATTTAATTATAGAGAAAACTGTTGTAGGAAAGAGGACTAAATCAAATATAGCTATTATTTATATAAAAGATATAGCAGACTCTAATATTGTAGAGTATATAAAAGAAAGAATAGCTACTATAGATATAGATTCTATAGCAGCATCAGGTACATTAGGACAATTAATAGAAAATCACACCTATAGCGTATTTCCACAGTTTTATATAACGGAAAGAGTTGATGTAATACAATCTAATATTTTAGAAGGTAAAATAGCAATTATATTAGAAGGAGCAACTCAGGTAATAAGTGCACCATCTTTATTTATTGATTTCTTTCAAGCAGTAGAAGATTATTATGAAAGATTTATAGTAGCTTCTTTTTCAAGAATAATTAGATTAGTATGTGCTTTTATAGTAATAACATTACCATCTTTATATTTAAGTGCTATTAAGTATAATTTAGAGATTATACCAGTTAATTTTGTAGTACCTATATTAAGATCTAGAATAGGAATTTCATTAAGTCCTTTTTTTGAAATAATTTTAATGGAGCTAGTTGTAGAAGTTCTAAGAGAAGGTGGACTAAGACTTCCTAATAAAATTGGTCAGACATTAAGTGTAGTAGGAGGAATAATAATAGGACAAATGGCAGTAGAAGCTAAAGTTGTAAGCCCTGACACACTATTAATTGTAGGAATAGGTGCAGTGAGTACTTTTGTAATTCCAAACTATGAAATGACAATAAGTATAAGATTATTAAGATTTCCAATGTTGATAATATGTAATTTATTTGGTTTATTAGGAATTGTACTGTTTTGGTATGTTATAATGGTTCATTTATTATCTTTTGATAGTTTTGGAATACCTTATATATCCATGAATCCATCAGATATGAAAGACATTTTTATAAGAGCACCTGTACAATATTTAAATAAAAGACCTAAAGATATTGCTGCTAAGGATAAAATAAGACAAAAAACTTCTAAAGAGTAA
- a CDS encoding TetR/AcrR family transcriptional regulator, producing MNKTKKLIFKAAIKIFSQNGYNGTTMDDIAKEANVAKGTLYYHFKSKEEIFKFIIDGGMDIISEKLEDISKQEGDSISKLKEVCKAQLSVVYENRDFFKVIMSQLWGSEIRQLEIREKIEKYIKDIEKYIKDAVKEGTIKNGETYFMAYAIFGMLCSTSIYELINEDKEKIDKVADSLMDYILKGIES from the coding sequence ATGAATAAAACCAAAAAACTTATATTTAAAGCAGCAATAAAAATTTTTTCACAGAATGGATATAATGGAACAACTATGGATGATATAGCAAAGGAAGCTAATGTGGCTAAGGGAACTTTATATTATCATTTTAAAAGTAAAGAAGAAATATTTAAGTTCATAATTGATGGAGGTATGGATATTATATCTGAAAAGTTGGAAGATATATCTAAACAAGAAGGAGATTCTATTTCAAAATTAAAAGAAGTCTGTAAAGCCCAGCTTAGTGTAGTGTATGAAAATAGAGACTTTTTTAAAGTTATAATGAGCCAATTGTGGGGAAGTGAAATAAGGCAACTTGAAATAAGAGAAAAGATAGAAAAATATATAAAAGATATAGAGAAATATATAAAAGATGCAGTAAAAGAAGGAACTATAAAAAATGGTGAAACATATTTTATGGCTTACGCAATATTTGGTATGTTATGTTCTACATCAATATATGAACTAATCAATGAAGATAAAGAAAAAATAGATAAAGTAGCAGATAGTCTTATGGATTATATACTTAAAGGAATAGAATCATAA
- a CDS encoding phosphatidylserine decarboxylase: MIKFYNRKTKSYEIEKVSGEKLLNLLYNSKNNKLLNIITKNKFVSYFYGKYCDMEISKLKIKSFIENFNINIDESLKSINEFKSFNEFFTRKLKSNSRTIHGNNNILISPADSKVLAFENIDIKKIIQVKGSYYSFEELLNSNKLCEKYRDGSCLIFRLCPTDYHRFHFVDSGICTKTTKINGHYYSVNPIALQKIPSLFCKNKREWSILKSDNFGDILYIEIGATCVGTIVQTYNPNKKVSKGQEKGYFKFGGSTIILFFEKNKIFIDKDIINQSNLGYESKVLVGDKIGKKKDD; encoded by the coding sequence ATGATTAAATTTTATAATCGAAAAACTAAATCTTATGAAATAGAAAAAGTTTCTGGTGAAAAATTACTCAATTTATTGTATAATTCAAAAAATAATAAACTTTTAAATATTATCACAAAGAATAAATTTGTTTCTTATTTTTATGGAAAATACTGTGATATGGAAATTAGTAAGTTAAAAATAAAATCTTTTATAGAAAATTTTAATATAAATATAGATGAATCATTAAAATCCATAAATGAGTTTAAATCTTTTAACGAATTTTTTACAAGAAAATTAAAATCAAATTCTAGAACCATACATGGTAATAATAATATTTTAATATCTCCTGCTGATAGTAAAGTTTTAGCCTTTGAAAATATAGATATAAAAAAAATAATTCAAGTTAAGGGTTCCTATTATTCTTTTGAAGAATTATTAAATTCCAATAAATTATGTGAAAAATATAGAGATGGAAGTTGTTTAATATTTAGACTATGTCCTACAGATTATCATAGATTTCACTTTGTAGACAGTGGCATATGTACTAAAACAACTAAGATTAACGGACATTATTATTCTGTAAATCCAATAGCATTACAAAAAATACCTAGTCTTTTTTGTAAAAATAAAAGAGAATGGAGTATTTTAAAATCGGATAACTTTGGAGATATATTATATATAGAGATTGGTGCAACCTGTGTGGGAACTATAGTTCAAACTTATAATCCTAATAAAAAAGTCTCAAAAGGGCAAGAAAAAGGTTATTTTAAGTTTGGTGGTTCTACAATAATATTGTTTTTCGAAAAAAATAAGATATTTATAGATAAAGATATAATAAATCAAAGTAATTTAGGCTATGAAAGCAAAGTTCTAGTAGGTGATAAAATAGGTAAAAAAAAGGATGATTAA
- a CDS encoding DUF1667 domain-containing protein, producing the protein MVKSFLCKECNNKCAISIDIYGENKEYMDIKGNKCEKGIEQAKKEKENNKDIFTSIVRIKGSDNYNVVPVKSNKPIDKSLWVECSKALSMLHVGAPIKIGDVVCKNLLNTGVDIICTKNIKKYKD; encoded by the coding sequence ATGGTTAAAAGCTTTTTATGTAAAGAATGTAATAATAAATGTGCTATATCTATTGATATATATGGTGAGAATAAAGAATATATGGATATAAAAGGAAATAAGTGTGAAAAAGGTATAGAGCAGGCAAAAAAGGAGAAAGAAAATAATAAAGATATTTTCACTAGCATAGTCAGAATAAAAGGATCAGATAATTATAATGTAGTTCCAGTAAAAAGCAATAAACCTATTGATAAATCATTATGGGTAGAATGTTCTAAGGCATTAAGTATGCTCCATGTGGGTGCTCCTATAAAAATAGGAGATGTGGTATGTAAAAATTTATTAAATACAGGTGTAGATATAATATGCACAAAAAATATTAAAAAGTATAAAGATTGA
- a CDS encoding Ger(x)C family spore germination C-terminal domain-containing protein: MRKKDKSNKILIIYFIIIILIAGINGETKVEYGENLAIPIGVGYDLKIKSDNEPVYKIPISYYLFQINENITSKVKTGESISVLETRSKRQMKLDKKFFIGLEKVFLFNEEMAKDGIDNVIELIFNSTKMNEYAHIAVCKEKSSDILAHKIEGYVSSADYIEGILKSLKFGYFFEDEFKIIDIYTRMLSEGRTVLMPYIEMCEEDIVVTGLALFKNYKMIKKLNLQEVKILNILTSKNGNGELVLIDKFNRRISASALSNRKVKVWKEKDKFKFLININLDLTIENDQFGKGISTYNNSSEKVIKMFNELVERHCKDFIRKMQDEYKIDLLELGRIAAAKYGRRTGVDWDEVVSDSEIDIKVNSKIVTTGKGNFKH, translated from the coding sequence ATGAGAAAAAAAGATAAAAGTAATAAGATTTTGATAATATATTTTATTATAATTATTTTAATAGCGGGAATAAATGGAGAAACTAAAGTTGAATATGGTGAGAATTTAGCAATACCAATAGGAGTAGGATATGACTTAAAAATTAAATCAGATAACGAGCCTGTATATAAAATACCAATAAGTTATTATTTGTTTCAAATTAATGAGAATATAACAAGTAAGGTGAAAACTGGTGAATCAATATCTGTGTTGGAAACACGATCAAAGAGACAAATGAAATTGGATAAAAAGTTTTTTATAGGTTTAGAAAAAGTTTTTTTATTTAATGAAGAGATGGCTAAAGATGGAATAGATAATGTTATAGAATTAATTTTTAATAGTACAAAAATGAATGAATATGCTCATATAGCAGTTTGTAAAGAAAAATCATCAGACATATTAGCCCATAAGATAGAAGGATATGTAAGCTCTGCAGATTATATAGAAGGTATATTGAAGAGCTTAAAATTTGGATACTTTTTTGAAGATGAGTTTAAAATTATAGATATATATACACGTATGTTATCTGAAGGAAGAACTGTTTTAATGCCATATATTGAAATGTGTGAAGAAGATATAGTTGTTACAGGGCTTGCTTTATTTAAAAATTATAAAATGATTAAAAAGTTGAATTTGCAAGAAGTAAAAATTCTTAATATATTAACTAGTAAAAATGGAAATGGAGAATTAGTATTAATAGATAAATTTAATAGACGTATAAGTGCATCTGCATTAAGCAATAGAAAGGTAAAAGTATGGAAGGAAAAAGATAAATTTAAATTTTTAATAAATATAAATTTAGACCTCACTATAGAAAATGATCAATTTGGTAAAGGAATATCAACATATAATAATAGTTCAGAAAAGGTAATAAAAATGTTTAATGAACTTGTTGAAAGGCATTGTAAAGATTTTATTCGTAAGATGCAGGATGAATATAAAATAGATTTGCTAGAATTAGGAAGAATAGCAGCAGCTAAATATGGAAGAAGAACGGGAGTAGACTGGGATGAAGTAGTAAGCGATAGTGAAATAGATATTAAAGTTAATAGTAAAATTGTAACCACAGGTAAAGGAAATTTTAAACATTAA
- a CDS encoding hybrid sensor histidine kinase/response regulator — protein sequence MESLYDKMMNCNKNNKILYINTDFIIKNNNTKVIRDFILYSIKNGEKTFIFTDDFLYTDLKLVFNNKYNIIKDYLNKNILSIRFYSKSNVLDDLNKFYKILEEEIKYRNKINIIWDFKNLSRYINKMKKINMYISKLNFNDEGKIRNLVYVNNYCNLNMFEDLYMEFESIIVLDRDKELYFDGNEDLSKTLWLLNSNAQLRYQNENLLSFNSTFSNMPKTYNKAEFTQLVMKKLKEICNIDFCIMYSKNKLKENVLGLDSYLGITKKHKYYIMNHRNLILYQKSINKDTLVKETSKYIDFTKIEDKELKTILLQELDIYSVITIYVEYYDLTKGVISIGRYGHNRRMIKEELRHLNSICKSAFCIIQEQNKFFELQNKFIESEKLRAMGEMAAGIAHDVNNVLTPIVGSIQLLKDNNEKDKNLIKQLEVIEICAYDGMNITNKIKRFTKKYNLNYGLETFNIDNIIRDSINLTKNKWLTESALNGININVISKLNSNAKVKGNETEIREVFINIIKNAIDAISEEGYIEVTSQVKKNNVIIEFRDNGVGMNREVIKRAFEPFFTTKGKKGSGLGLSVSYKIIQDHGGTMKIESKEDFGTVFYIELPICDYIKDINFNKKNVKVNFQGNVLVVDDQYEVRKIISDMIKSITKAKVKICDNSNIKNEIKKRNYDIIICDFSMPGLNGIQISNIAKNINKDIFFCLMTGWLGDFDENMIKNIDHILNKPINLDKLKNIFITYENYRYK from the coding sequence ATGGAATCCTTGTATGATAAAATGATGAATTGTAATAAAAATAATAAAATACTATATATAAATACAGATTTTATTATTAAAAATAACAATACAAAAGTAATTAGGGATTTTATTTTATATTCTATAAAAAATGGAGAAAAAACTTTTATATTTACAGATGATTTTTTGTATACAGATTTAAAATTAGTTTTTAATAATAAATACAATATTATAAAAGATTATTTAAATAAAAATATTTTAAGTATTAGATTTTATAGTAAATCTAATGTACTAGATGATTTAAATAAATTTTATAAAATATTAGAAGAAGAAATTAAATATAGAAATAAAATCAATATAATTTGGGATTTTAAAAATTTATCTAGATATATTAATAAGATGAAAAAAATTAATATGTATATATCAAAACTAAATTTCAATGATGAGGGAAAAATTAGAAATTTGGTTTATGTTAACAATTATTGCAATTTAAATATGTTTGAAGATTTATATATGGAGTTTGAAAGTATTATTGTATTAGACAGAGATAAGGAACTATATTTTGATGGCAATGAAGATTTATCTAAAACTTTATGGCTATTGAATTCAAATGCCCAATTAAGATATCAAAATGAAAATCTTCTTTCTTTTAATAGTACTTTTTCTAATATGCCTAAAACTTATAATAAGGCTGAATTTACCCAATTAGTAATGAAAAAACTAAAGGAAATATGTAATATAGATTTTTGTATTATGTATAGTAAAAATAAATTAAAAGAAAATGTACTAGGATTAGATAGTTATTTAGGTATTACTAAAAAACACAAGTACTATATTATGAATCATAGAAATTTAATATTATATCAAAAATCTATAAATAAAGATACATTAGTTAAAGAAACAAGTAAATATATAGATTTTACAAAAATAGAAGATAAAGAATTAAAAACAATATTATTACAAGAATTAGATATATATTCTGTAATTACAATTTATGTTGAATATTATGACTTAACTAAAGGTGTAATTTCTATAGGAAGATATGGACATAATAGGAGAATGATAAAAGAGGAATTAAGACATTTGAATTCAATATGTAAAAGTGCATTTTGTATTATACAAGAACAAAATAAATTTTTTGAATTACAAAATAAATTTATAGAAAGTGAAAAATTAAGGGCTATGGGAGAAATGGCGGCAGGAATAGCACATGATGTTAATAATGTTTTAACTCCCATAGTTGGAAGTATTCAACTTTTAAAGGATAATAATGAAAAAGATAAGAATCTAATTAAACAATTAGAGGTTATAGAAATATGTGCTTATGATGGTATGAATATAACTAATAAAATTAAACGTTTTACTAAAAAATATAACTTAAATTATGGGTTAGAGACTTTTAATATAGATAATATAATAAGAGATTCAATAAATCTTACTAAAAATAAATGGCTTACAGAAAGTGCCTTAAATGGTATAAACATAAATGTGATTTCAAAATTAAATTCTAATGCAAAAGTTAAAGGAAATGAAACTGAAATAAGAGAGGTCTTTATAAATATAATAAAAAATGCCATAGATGCTATTTCGGAAGAAGGCTACATAGAAGTAACATCACAGGTAAAGAAGAACAATGTAATAATAGAATTTAGAGATAATGGTGTAGGAATGAATAGAGAGGTTATAAAAAGAGCCTTTGAACCTTTCTTCACTACAAAGGGTAAAAAAGGTTCAGGATTGGGATTAAGTGTTTCATATAAAATAATACAAGATCATGGAGGCACAATGAAAATAGAAAGTAAGGAAGATTTTGGAACTGTATTTTACATTGAACTTCCAATTTGTGATTATATAAAAGATATTAATTTTAATAAAAAGAATGTTAAAGTTAATTTTCAAGGAAATGTATTAGTAGTGGATGACCAATATGAGGTAAGAAAAATTATATCAGATATGATAAAATCTATTACAAAAGCTAAAGTTAAAATTTGTGATAATTCTAATATAAAAAATGAAATAAAGAAGAGAAATTATGATATAATAATTTGTGATTTTTCTATGCCAGGATTAAATGGGATACAGATATCCAATATAGCTAAAAATATAAATAAAGATATATTCTTTTGTCTCATGACAGGTTGGTTAGGGGATTTTGACGAAAATATGATAAAAAATATAGATCATATTTTAAATAAACCAATAAATCTTGATAAGTTAAAAAATATATTCATAACTTATGAAAATTACAGATATAAATAA
- a CDS encoding GerAB/ArcD/ProY family transporter: MKKKSDLLTSIEFFTIIVGSMMGIKVLTLPRDVSSCAYEDSWISILIASIYPIYLLILGIHISKKEPNHNILYLSKKHFGNILGNILNFFFSITLLFYVFNLLVTVSYILSNYLSYFLPQSKIIILIGIVLLYTVLKDFKLISRLNLYNFFIVILLLLIPITVFKEGSILNIQPVFKSNFNSLIRGAYLALPSYFGFEIFFLIYPYVNKKEQIKKSSFIAILFIILCYTWIQFTCLYYLGSDVVNKLNWPFISITETFIVPLIQDFRSIFIFLWINVILKTASNYYFFGTIVLESILIKFNRKYICLLIFPIIIFIATSFTNIADINELTYKLEPIFILYNIIYITSISIVIKKS, translated from the coding sequence TTGAAAAAGAAAAGTGATTTGTTAACCTCCATAGAATTCTTTACCATAATTGTTGGTAGTATGATGGGAATAAAAGTATTAACGTTACCTAGGGATGTTTCAAGTTGTGCATATGAAGATAGTTGGATATCTATATTAATAGCATCAATATATCCTATATATTTACTAATATTAGGTATTCATATATCCAAAAAAGAACCAAATCATAATATATTATATTTAAGTAAAAAGCATTTTGGAAATATATTGGGGAATATTTTAAATTTCTTTTTTTCGATAACGTTATTGTTTTATGTTTTTAATTTATTAGTTACAGTAAGTTATATACTAAGCAACTATTTATCCTATTTTTTACCACAAAGTAAAATTATTATACTTATAGGAATAGTTTTATTATATACAGTTTTAAAAGATTTTAAATTAATATCCAGATTAAATTTATATAATTTTTTTATAGTTATATTGTTATTATTAATTCCAATAACAGTATTTAAAGAAGGAAGTATATTAAATATACAACCCGTATTTAAATCTAATTTTAATAGTTTAATAAGAGGTGCTTACTTAGCATTACCATCTTATTTTGGATTTGAAATATTTTTTTTAATATATCCATATGTAAATAAGAAAGAACAAATTAAAAAAAGCTCATTTATAGCTATTTTATTTATAATATTATGCTATACTTGGATTCAATTTACTTGCTTATATTATTTGGGTTCAGATGTAGTAAATAAATTAAACTGGCCATTTATATCAATTACAGAAACTTTTATAGTTCCTTTAATACAAGATTTTAGATCAATATTTATATTTCTATGGATTAATGTAATATTAAAAACCGCAAGCAATTACTATTTCTTTGGAACTATTGTATTAGAAAGTATATTAATAAAATTTAATAGAAAATATATATGCCTTTTAATTTTTCCTATAATAATATTTATAGCTACTTCTTTTACGAATATTGCTGACATAAATGAATTAACATATAAATTAGAACCTATTTTCATTTTATATAATATTATTTATATAACGTCAATCAGTATAGTTATAAAAAAGAGTTGA
- a CDS encoding NAD(P)/FAD-dependent oxidoreductase, which translates to MDYDVLILGGGIVGCAIAYELSKYSLNIALIEKDYDIADDVALFNSSIVYDGVESKDTLTAKLEMMGSKILDELCPRINVPFKRRASILIAQNENDVNKLQNVYKRSKDREIDDVYLMNKEDVKGLEPYLNVEVKKALYSKNTGIICPYDLAIAYGEIAFDNGVKFRLEEEVLDIEKITKGFRVVTNKNKFTCKMVINTTPRQNYNIDNSKNLRKSEGYLNYFILNNENNYKHNNLLFILGKNEEDLFKVHSLQGNTILILKSKKCISYTEALVKVKNIVSNIDEEKIDIFYQEPFYKESAIIDESLVDTGYIKILSKHYGEVTMTPAIAKMVCETVVSNLNSMVKKDFIDKRREVYRFRDLSNEEIDKVIKVDKRYGNIICKCQKISEGEIIDAIRRPLGARTLEGIKRRTGATYGECRGSGCLNKIIKILARETNKKVTEIVKDSKNSVIIGARIKEFD; encoded by the coding sequence GTGGATTACGATGTACTCATATTAGGAGGAGGCATAGTAGGATGTGCTATAGCCTATGAATTGTCCAAGTATAGTTTAAATATAGCATTAATAGAAAAGGACTATGATATTGCTGATGACGTTGCATTATTTAATTCTTCTATAGTATATGATGGTGTAGAGAGTAAAGATACTTTAACTGCTAAATTAGAGATGATGGGAAGTAAGATTTTAGATGAACTTTGTCCTAGAATTAATGTTCCATTTAAAAGAAGAGCGTCTATATTAATAGCTCAAAATGAAAATGATGTAAATAAGTTGCAAAATGTATATAAAAGATCTAAAGATAGGGAAATTGATGATGTATATTTAATGAATAAAGAAGATGTTAAAGGTCTTGAGCCATATTTGAATGTGGAAGTAAAAAAAGCATTATATTCTAAAAATACAGGTATAATATGTCCTTATGATTTAGCAATAGCTTATGGAGAAATTGCTTTTGATAATGGAGTTAAGTTTAGATTAGAAGAGGAAGTATTAGATATAGAAAAAATTACAAAAGGATTTAGAGTAGTAACAAATAAAAATAAATTTACTTGTAAAATGGTTATAAATACCACACCAAGACAAAATTATAATATAGATAATTCTAAAAATCTTAGAAAATCAGAAGGATATTTAAATTATTTTATATTAAATAATGAGAATAATTATAAACATAATAATTTATTATTTATACTTGGAAAAAATGAAGAAGACTTATTTAAAGTTCATTCATTACAGGGAAATACTATATTAATATTAAAATCTAAAAAATGTATATCTTATACTGAAGCATTAGTAAAAGTTAAAAATATAGTTTCCAATATAGATGAAGAAAAAATAGATATATTTTATCAAGAACCATTTTACAAAGAAAGTGCTATAATAGATGAAAGTTTAGTGGATACAGGATATATAAAAATATTAAGCAAACATTATGGAGAAGTAACAATGACTCCAGCTATAGCTAAAATGGTATGTGAAACAGTTGTAAGTAATTTAAATTCCATGGTAAAAAAAGATTTTATAGATAAGAGAAGAGAAGTTTATAGATTTAGGGATTTATCTAATGAAGAAATAGATAAAGTAATAAAAGTAGATAAAAGATATGGAAATATAATTTGTAAGTGTCAAAAGATATCAGAAGGGGAAATAATAGATGCAATTAGAAGACCGTTAGGAGCTAGAACTCTTGAAGGTATAAAGAGGAGAACAGGAGCTACATATGGGGAATGTAGAGGATCTGGATGCTTAAATAAAATTATAAAAATACTTGCAAGAGAAACAAATAAAAAGGTAACAGAAATAGTAAAAGACTCTAAGAACTCTGTAATAATAGGAGCAAGAATAAAAGAATTTGATTAA